The following proteins are encoded in a genomic region of Caldalkalibacillus thermarum:
- the tenA gene encoding thiaminase II, whose translation MKFSERLYQKVKPVWEKNHQHPFVQGIGDGSLEKDKFRFYMIQDYLYLIDYAKLFALGAVKAHDVATMGRFARLLDATLNMEMDLHRQYAKKFGISEQELEQAQPAPTTLAYTHYMLHVAQNGTLAELVASLLPCMWSYHEIGQALNQIPGASEHEFYGDWIKMYASEEFGELAQWTIDLLDEEAEGKPERELERLEEIFLNTSRFEYLFWEMAYHKEMWPTDD comes from the coding sequence ATGAAGTTTAGTGAGCGGTTATATCAAAAAGTGAAGCCTGTCTGGGAGAAAAACCACCAGCACCCCTTTGTGCAAGGGATCGGTGATGGCAGTTTAGAGAAGGATAAGTTTCGTTTCTATATGATCCAAGACTATCTTTATTTGATTGACTATGCCAAGTTGTTCGCCTTGGGGGCGGTCAAAGCTCACGATGTGGCCACTATGGGCCGTTTTGCCCGGCTGCTGGATGCCACTTTAAATATGGAAATGGACTTGCATCGCCAGTATGCCAAAAAGTTTGGCATCTCCGAACAAGAGCTGGAACAGGCCCAGCCAGCCCCAACGACTCTGGCCTATACCCATTATATGTTGCATGTGGCCCAAAACGGCACGCTGGCAGAGCTGGTGGCCAGCCTGTTGCCCTGCATGTGGAGCTACCACGAGATCGGCCAGGCACTCAATCAGATTCCGGGTGCCAGTGAACATGAATTCTATGGGGATTGGATCAAGATGTACGCCAGTGAGGAGTTCGGGGAATTGGCCCAATGGACCATTGATTTATTGGACGAAGAAGCGGAGGGCAAACCTGAGAGGGAACTGGAGCGTCTGGAAGAGATCTTCTTAAACACGTCCCGTTTTGAGTATCTCTTTTGGGAGATGGCCTATCACAAGGAGATGTGGCCGACTGATGATTAA
- a CDS encoding N-acetyldiaminopimelate deacetylase codes for MDLTQFVQIRRDLHQIPEPGFKEYKTQQYILDYLRQLPGEHLEAKTWRTGVLVKIKGKQPRQTIGYRADMDGLPIQEQTTYSFKSKHPGYMHACGHDVHMAIALGLVTHFARQPVDDNVLVIFQPAEEGPGGAQPMLESQEFQSWKPDLMLALHIAPDYPVGTIATKEGILFANTSELFIDFTGRGGHAAYPHLANDMVVAASHFVTQLQSVVSRNIDPLDSAVITIGKITGGEKQNIIAETARVEGTIRTLSMQSMNKVKGRIEALLKGIEAGFECSTALDYGANYCQVYNDPALTRQFMNWVNTQQHVRLIECQEAMTGEDFGYFLQAIPGFMFWLGVDSPYGLHHARLEPKEEAIGVAIKLLIDYITWKSGQDEAAIEQ; via the coding sequence ATGGATCTCACTCAATTTGTTCAGATACGGCGTGATCTCCATCAAATCCCAGAACCTGGATTTAAGGAATATAAAACTCAGCAGTACATCCTGGATTACTTGAGGCAATTACCCGGGGAGCACTTAGAGGCAAAAACGTGGAGAACAGGTGTTTTAGTTAAAATTAAAGGTAAACAGCCCCGGCAGACCATTGGTTACCGGGCCGATATGGATGGACTGCCCATTCAGGAGCAAACGACGTATAGTTTTAAGTCCAAACATCCAGGTTATATGCATGCCTGCGGCCATGATGTACATATGGCCATTGCTCTCGGTTTGGTCACCCATTTTGCCCGCCAACCGGTTGATGATAATGTACTGGTCATTTTTCAGCCGGCAGAAGAGGGGCCAGGGGGTGCCCAGCCCATGCTGGAGAGTCAGGAGTTTCAGTCCTGGAAACCAGATCTGATGCTCGCCCTGCATATTGCTCCTGACTACCCGGTGGGTACCATTGCCACCAAAGAGGGGATTTTGTTTGCCAATACCTCAGAATTGTTTATCGATTTTACCGGACGGGGCGGGCATGCCGCTTATCCCCATCTGGCCAATGACATGGTGGTGGCGGCCAGCCATTTTGTTACCCAGCTGCAGTCAGTGGTTTCCCGCAATATTGATCCCCTTGATTCGGCTGTCATTACCATTGGAAAAATTACCGGGGGAGAGAAACAAAACATTATCGCTGAAACTGCCCGGGTGGAAGGGACGATTCGGACCTTATCCATGCAATCGATGAATAAAGTGAAAGGGCGGATCGAAGCACTGCTTAAGGGCATTGAAGCGGGGTTTGAATGTTCAACGGCCCTTGACTATGGCGCCAATTATTGTCAGGTATACAATGATCCTGCCTTAACCCGCCAGTTTATGAACTGGGTCAACACTCAACAACATGTGCGGTTAATCGAGTGCCAAGAGGCGATGACAGGAGAAGATTTCGGCTACTTCCTGCAGGCCATTCCCGGATTTATGTTTTGGCTGGGTGTAGACAGCCCCTACGGCTTACACCATGCCCGGCTTGAGCCAAAGGAAGAAGCGATTGGTGTGGCGATCAAGCTGCTGATCGATTATATCACATGGAAGAGTGGGCAAGATGAAGCGGCAATAGAACAATAG
- the dapD gene encoding 2,3,4,5-tetrahydropyridine-2,6-dicarboxylate N-acetyltransferase: MKMMDANEIISYIQNSEKTTPVKVHIKGNLEDINFGEKTKAFITGNVGVLFGEWKEIQAAMEANKDKIEDYVVENDRRNSAIPLLDLKHIHARIEPGAIIRDQVEIGKNAVIMMGAVINIGAVIGEGTMVDMNAVIGGRGTIGKNCHIGAGAVIAGVIEPPSAKPVVIEDNVVIGANAVILEGVRVGKGSVVAAGAVVTEDVPENVVVAGTPARIIKQIDEKTRAKTEIKQELRQLK; the protein is encoded by the coding sequence ATGAAAATGATGGATGCCAATGAAATTATCAGCTACATCCAAAACAGTGAAAAAACAACCCCAGTTAAGGTACATATTAAGGGAAACCTGGAGGATATTAATTTTGGTGAAAAAACAAAAGCTTTCATCACCGGCAATGTAGGGGTTTTATTTGGCGAGTGGAAAGAGATCCAAGCTGCGATGGAAGCTAATAAAGACAAAATTGAAGATTATGTAGTGGAAAATGACCGCCGCAACTCCGCCATTCCACTGCTGGATTTAAAGCATATCCACGCCCGGATAGAGCCCGGCGCCATTATTCGCGACCAGGTTGAGATCGGTAAAAATGCTGTGATTATGATGGGGGCTGTCATTAATATCGGTGCTGTAATTGGTGAGGGCACGATGGTCGACATGAATGCAGTGATCGGCGGCCGGGGGACTATTGGAAAAAATTGTCATATTGGGGCAGGAGCAGTTATTGCCGGTGTCATTGAGCCTCCTTCAGCTAAGCCAGTCGTCATCGAAGATAATGTGGTCATTGGCGCCAATGCGGTCATTCTAGAAGGAGTGCGTGTAGGCAAAGGTTCCGTTGTAGCGGCCGGCGCCGTTGTCACTGAGGACGTCCCTGAAAATGTTGTCGTAGCCGGTACACCTGCCCGCATTATTAAGCAAATTGATGAGAAGACAAGGGCAAAAACTGAAATTAAACAGGAATTAAGACAACTGAAATAA
- a CDS encoding helix-turn-helix domain-containing protein, producing MPCTQPESFLSSTEIRFYLQTLLDQPLTETELSKQVQHPLFKVRSTVRELARLGYVQQEEHVSLTEKGLTYLREAQETQDT from the coding sequence ATGCCTTGCACACAGCCTGAAAGTTTTCTTTCTTCAACTGAGATTAGGTTCTATTTGCAAACCCTTCTTGATCAACCCCTGACAGAAACGGAATTGTCGAAGCAGGTACAGCACCCCCTGTTTAAAGTGCGCAGTACGGTGCGTGAACTGGCTAGACTGGGGTATGTGCAACAGGAAGAACACGTTTCTCTGACGGAGAAAGGATTAACCTATTTACGGGAGGCACAGGAAACACAAGACACTTAA